From Streptosporangiales bacterium, the proteins below share one genomic window:
- a CDS encoding ROK family protein, which translates to MGDNRPVLAIDVGGTKLAAGVVDRRGRLVVSARKPTPQGRRVTADTIWRTLGTLVEEVLDEYGRRPNFAGVGVGCSGPMTWPAGEVSPLNIPAWRDFPLRKLIAERFPRAAVRLHNDAVTMAVGEHWRGAGQGVTEMLGIVVSTGVGGGMILGGELVDGASGNAGHVGHIVVDPQGPDCPCGGRGCLEAVAAGPALVRWAQERDWRAGQRRRPTARDLSTDAARGHEVATAALRRGGEALGVAVASATALCDFEVVAVGGGLAQAGPLLFGPAEEAFRSHAGMDFTQKVRIVPAALGQQAGLVGAAGLVLAGNTYWNSG; encoded by the coding sequence GTGGGTGACAACCGACCGGTACTCGCCATCGACGTCGGTGGCACGAAGCTCGCCGCGGGCGTGGTCGACAGGCGCGGCCGGCTGGTGGTCTCCGCCAGGAAGCCGACGCCGCAGGGCCGGCGCGTCACGGCGGACACCATCTGGCGCACCCTCGGCACGCTCGTCGAAGAGGTGCTCGACGAGTACGGGCGGCGGCCGAACTTCGCCGGGGTCGGCGTCGGGTGCAGCGGGCCGATGACCTGGCCGGCGGGTGAGGTGTCGCCGCTGAACATCCCGGCCTGGCGCGACTTCCCGTTGCGCAAGCTGATCGCGGAGCGGTTCCCCCGCGCCGCCGTGCGGCTGCACAACGACGCCGTGACGATGGCCGTCGGCGAGCACTGGCGCGGTGCCGGGCAAGGCGTCACCGAAATGCTGGGCATCGTCGTCTCCACCGGCGTCGGTGGCGGCATGATCCTCGGCGGCGAGCTGGTCGACGGTGCAAGTGGCAACGCCGGCCACGTCGGGCACATCGTCGTCGACCCGCAGGGGCCCGACTGCCCGTGCGGTGGCCGCGGCTGCCTGGAGGCGGTCGCCGCCGGACCCGCGCTGGTGCGGTGGGCGCAGGAACGCGACTGGCGTGCCGGGCAGCGACGGCGCCCGACGGCACGCGACCTCTCCACCGACGCCGCCCGCGGCCACGAGGTGGCCACGGCGGCGCTACGCCGCGGCGGCGAGGCGCTCGGCGTCGCCGTCGCGTCGGCGACCGCGCTCTGCGACTTCGAGGTCGTGGCCGTCGGCGGCGGGCTCGCCCAGGCCGGGCCGCTGCTCTTCGGCCCCGCGGAGGAGGCCTTCCGCAGCCATGCCGGGATGGACTTCACCCAGAAGGTGCGCATCGTGCCCGCGGCGCTCGGCCAGCAGGCCGGGCTCGTCGGCGCCGCCGGCCTGGTACTGGCCGGCAACACGTACTGGAACTCGGGCTGA
- a CDS encoding DUF2269 family protein → MFVDNLLLWLHVAAAIFCVGPVTVATSFTPRYIRQGEPAVVRFLLRTTRIFGILTLLVFITGLALGRDRLAEPWLTVSMTLFIVAFALLFAMVQRDQSTALKVLTAAEAPAVEPAAGEATTDEAEDGKTAVERTTESGKTAVERTADSGVQPARIAAFSGVIALLWLVILVFMVWQPGA, encoded by the coding sequence GTGTTTGTGGACAACCTGTTGCTCTGGCTGCACGTCGCGGCGGCGATCTTCTGTGTCGGGCCGGTGACCGTCGCTACCTCGTTCACGCCGCGCTACATCAGGCAGGGTGAGCCTGCCGTCGTACGCTTCCTGCTACGGACCACGAGGATCTTCGGCATCCTCACGCTGCTCGTGTTCATCACCGGGCTCGCGCTGGGCAGGGACCGGCTCGCCGAGCCCTGGCTGACCGTCTCGATGACCCTGTTCATCGTCGCGTTCGCGTTGCTCTTCGCCATGGTCCAGCGCGACCAGTCCACCGCCCTCAAGGTGCTCACCGCCGCCGAGGCACCCGCCGTCGAGCCGGCGGCAGGCGAGGCCACCACCGACGAGGCGGAGGACGGCAAGACGGCCGTCGAGCGCACGACGGAAAGCGGCAAGACCGCCGTCGAGCGCACGGCGGACAGCGGCGTGCAGCCCGCGCGGATCGCCGCCTTCTCCGGGGTCATCGCGCTGCTGTGGCTGGTGATCCTGGTCTTCATGGTCTGGCAGCCGGGCGCCTGA
- a CDS encoding acyl-CoA thioesterase II: protein MPRSVEELVGLLDLEEIEEGLYRGMQPETDLQRVFGGQVAGQALAAGIRTVADDRHVHSLHCYFLRPGDTQVPIVYDVERIRDGGSFSSRRVVARQHGRVIFYLTASFQRPESGLDHQDVMPDVDPPETAPQLSEVVAKFTGRSAARYERDWAALDVRYAGDSRPGGALHDPDQPALARVWMKAAGRLPDDPRLHACVLTYASDLSLLAASLVPHQLIIGSEGLQTASLDHAIWFHRPFRADEWLLYDQHSPSAGSARGLSLGRLFHLDGTLVATVAQEGLIRQVDG, encoded by the coding sequence ATGCCGCGTTCGGTGGAAGAGCTCGTGGGTCTGCTCGACCTGGAGGAGATCGAGGAGGGCCTGTACCGGGGCATGCAGCCGGAGACGGACCTGCAGCGGGTCTTCGGCGGGCAGGTGGCCGGGCAGGCGCTCGCCGCCGGCATCAGGACCGTGGCCGACGACCGGCACGTGCACTCCCTGCACTGCTACTTCCTCCGCCCCGGCGACACCCAGGTGCCGATCGTGTACGACGTGGAGCGGATCAGGGACGGCGGCTCGTTCAGCTCGCGGCGGGTGGTGGCCAGGCAGCACGGCCGGGTGATCTTCTACCTCACTGCGTCGTTCCAGCGGCCGGAGAGCGGCCTGGACCACCAGGACGTGATGCCGGACGTCGACCCGCCGGAGACCGCGCCGCAGCTGAGCGAGGTGGTGGCCAAGTTCACCGGTCGCTCCGCCGCGCGGTACGAACGCGACTGGGCGGCACTCGACGTGCGGTACGCCGGCGACTCCCGGCCGGGCGGCGCGCTGCACGATCCCGACCAGCCGGCGCTTGCCCGGGTATGGATGAAGGCCGCGGGCCGGCTGCCGGACGACCCGCGGCTGCACGCGTGCGTGCTGACGTACGCCAGTGACCTCTCGCTGCTCGCGGCGTCGCTCGTCCCGCACCAGCTGATCATCGGCAGCGAGGGCCTGCAGACCGCGTCGCTTGACCACGCGATCTGGTTCCACCGGCCGTTCCGCGCGGACGAGTGGCTGCTGTACGACCAGCACTCGCCGTCGGCCGGCAGCGCGCGCGGGCTCTCCCTCGGCCGGCTGTTCCACCTGGACGGCACCCTGGTGGCCACCGTCGCCCAGGAGGGCCTCATCCGCCAGGTCGACGGCTAG
- a CDS encoding carbohydrate kinase, producing MAGVHVPDAARGACCAVRKNPPDREVRMIIVGGEALIDLVPEPQPRSWQALPGGGPCNTAVALARLGHPASFLGRLSRDAFGAEIRGQLADSGVALDQVVWADEPATLAVVSMADDGSATYGFYVVGTSDFSWRPAEQPVLPAACQAVHVGSLAAVLEPAATVFRYLVDSAGSGVVRSFDPNVRPALDVPREEYRAHVERWVANSDVVRTSDEDLTWLYPDEPPLAAAHRWRQAGPAVVVVSRGAAGVTGVVADAEVEVPAGDVVVADTVGAGDSFTAGLLAAFAERGVLERDALAALGEAELARCLRFAADVAAVTCSRPGADPPWRTELAATVAELEADRG from the coding sequence ATGGCCGGAGTCCACGTGCCGGACGCGGCCCGCGGGGCGTGTTGCGCGGTGCGGAAGAATCCTCCTGACAGGGAGGTCCGCATGATCATCGTCGGTGGTGAGGCACTCATCGACCTGGTACCCGAGCCGCAGCCGCGGAGCTGGCAGGCGCTACCTGGCGGCGGCCCGTGCAACACGGCCGTCGCGCTCGCCCGTCTCGGCCATCCGGCCAGCTTCCTCGGCCGGCTCTCGCGGGACGCGTTCGGCGCGGAGATCCGCGGTCAGCTCGCCGACTCCGGCGTGGCCCTCGACCAGGTGGTCTGGGCGGACGAGCCGGCCACGCTCGCGGTGGTATCGATGGCCGACGACGGGTCCGCGACGTACGGCTTCTACGTCGTAGGCACCAGTGACTTCAGCTGGCGGCCGGCGGAGCAACCGGTGCTGCCGGCGGCCTGCCAGGCGGTACACGTCGGTTCGCTGGCCGCGGTGCTCGAGCCGGCGGCGACCGTGTTCCGGTACCTGGTCGACTCCGCCGGGTCCGGTGTCGTGCGGTCGTTCGACCCGAACGTGCGCCCCGCACTCGACGTGCCGCGCGAGGAGTACCGTGCGCACGTCGAGCGGTGGGTGGCGAACAGCGACGTCGTACGTACCAGCGACGAGGACCTGACCTGGCTCTACCCGGACGAGCCGCCGCTGGCCGCCGCACACCGGTGGCGGCAGGCCGGGCCCGCGGTCGTGGTGGTCAGCCGCGGCGCCGCGGGCGTCACCGGCGTCGTGGCGGACGCTGAGGTCGAGGTGCCCGCAGGCGACGTGGTCGTCGCGGACACCGTCGGCGCAGGCGACTCGTTCACCGCCGGTCTGCTCGCCGCGTTCGCCGAGCGCGGGGTGCTCGAGCGCGACGCGCTGGCCGCGCTCGGTGAGGCGGAGCTGGCCCGCTGCCTGCGGTTCGCCGCGGACGTCGCGGCGGTGACCTGCAGCCGGCCGGGCGCCGACCCGCCGTGGCGCACGGAGCTGGCGGCGACCGTCGCGGAGCTGGAGGCCGACCGTGGGTGA